The proteins below come from a single Juglans regia cultivar Chandler chromosome 12, Walnut 2.0, whole genome shotgun sequence genomic window:
- the LOC108984710 gene encoding UTP--glucose-1-phosphate uridylyltransferase 3, chloroplastic isoform X2, whose protein sequence is MALNLTPITLRNQLFLFSFNSKSSPNSRLSFNSNYYHSLHLPKPLFPFSSLPSSPSSWPCHIPRVTTAPVEYAPPAPDFDFSHEITRLNILRSRLSDSTNLNDKHSVVDKDATVKQFFGTNQNDGFSTVLASLNLDSYELFLVKCLVAAGQEHVLSFESQPVQSESELARSSLKSALYALVEMIEKVDVDRVGGNGGVGKNISFALNYEEIEGIKKLLKTLGEIEQFYDCIGGIIGYQITVLELLARSCKRQATNWSQTRTESKDCQFLEIYAPSGLDLSQSTEYASQAAIWGIEAREFLYFKLYGKQCITPVAMMTSSAKNNHERITSLCERLGWFGRGRSSFKLFEQPLVPTVGAEDGQWLVAKPFTPVCKPGGHGVLWKLAYDKGIFKWFYEHGRKAATVRQVSNVVAATDLTLLALAGIGLHHGKKLGFASCERQLGATEGINVLIEKKNLDGRWTYGLSCIEYTEFDKFGITNGPLSPESLQARFPANTNILYVDLHSAELVGSSENENSLPGMVLNIKKPVVYVDHFGKQQSVSGGRLECTMQNIADSFFSTSSSRCYDRLEDNLDTFIVYNERRRVTSSAKRKRKHADKSLHQTPDGSLLDILRNACNLLSNCDIRLPEIKGNDVYVDSGPPFLLLLHPALGPLWEVTRQKFHGGSISKGSELQIEVAEFLWRNVQLDGSLIIVAEHVMGSMRIDESDEPILQYGQRCGRCKLQNVKVLNKGIDWNSGNNEYWKHDVQRLETFKVILYGNAEFEATDVVLEGNHVFEVPNGYKMKIEPGRPGLSVQLDPIEPSIMDSGSWFWNYKIKGSHIKLELVEL, encoded by the exons ATGGCGCTGAACTTAACTCCCATTACGCTGCGCAACCagctcttcctcttctccttcaacTCCAAATCTTCTCCTAATTCTCGCCTTTCCTTCAACTCCAACTATTACCACTCCCTCCACCTCCCTAAACCCCTcttccctttttcttctttgccgTCTTCACCGTCGTCATGGCCCTGTCATATCCCGCGTGTCACCACCGCCCCGGTTGAGTACGCGCCTCCAGCTCCCGACTTCGATTTCTCCCATGAAATCACTCGCCTAAATATCCTCCGGTCCAGGCTCTCCGACTCGACGAACCTCAACGACAAGCACTCGGTGGTTGACAAAGACGCCACAGTCAAACAATTCTTCGGTACGAACCAGAACGACGGGTTCTCTACTGTTTTGGCGTCACTGAATTTGGACTCTTACGAGTTGTTTCTGGTGAAGTGCTTGGTCGCGGCAGGGCAGGAGCACGTCCTCAGTTTCGAGTCTCAACCGGTCCAGAGCGAGTCGGAGTTGGCACGGAGCTCGTTGAAGAGCGCGCTTTATGCGCTTGTGGAgatgattgaaaaagtagacgTGGACAGGGTTGGTGGTAATGGCGGTGTGGGCAAAAATATTAGTTTCGCTTTGAATTATGAAGAAATTGAAGGAATTAAGAAGCTCCTGAAGACTCTCGGGGAGATTGAACAGTTCTATGATTGCATTGGAGGAATTATTGG ATATCAGATCACAGTGCTGGAACTTCTAGCCCGATCATGTAAAAGGCAGGCTACAAACTGGTCCCAGACCAGAACTGAGTCAAAGGATTGCCAATTCTTGGAAATTTATGCTCCTAGTGGACTTGACCTTTCTCAGAGTACGGAATATGCATCGCAAGCAGCTATATGGGGAATTGAG GCTAGAGAGTTCTTATACTTCAAGTTGTATGGAAAACAATGCATCACCCCAGTTGCAATGATGACAAGTTCTGCCAAGAACAACCATGAACGCATAACTTCTCTTTGTGAAAGACTTGGATGGTTTGGAAGAGGCCGATCAAGCTTTAAACTTTTTGAACAG CCACTTGTTCCTACTGTTGGTGCGGAGGATGGGCAATGGTTGGTTGCCAAACCATTCACTCCTGTGTGCAAACCTGGTGGTCATGGTGTATTATGGAAGCTTGCTTATGACAAAGGCATCTTCAAGTGGTTTTATGAACATGGAAGAAAAGCTGCTACTGTCCGACAAGTCAG TAACGTGGTCGCTGCTACAGATTTGACACTTTTGGCATTGGCGGGAATTGGTTTGCACCATGGAAAG AAACTGGGGTTCGCTTCATGTGAGCGGCAATTGGGAGCTACAGAAGGAATTAATGTCCTAATTGAGAAGAAAAATCTTGATGGGAGGTGGACCTATGGTTTGTCATGCATCGAGTACACAGAGTTTGACAAATTTGGAATAACAAATGGACCTCTTTCTCCTGAAAG TTTGCAGGCAAGATTTCCTGCCAATACAAACATCTTATACGTGGATTTACATTCTGCGGAGTTGGTCGGAtcgagtgaaaatgaaaatagttTACCAGGCATGGTGCTGAATATAAAAAAGCCAGTTGTATATGTCGATCATTTTGGAAAACAGCAGAG TGTCTCTGGTGGCAGGCTGGAATGCACAATGCAAAATATTGCTGACAGCTTTTTCAGTACAAGTTCATCCCGTTGTTATGACAGATTGGAAG ATAATCTGGATACGTTTATTGTGTATAATGAACGAAGACGGGTTACATCATCTGctaagaggaaaagaaaacatgcaGACAAGTCTTTACACCAG ACTCCAGATGGTTCACTTTTGGATATACTACGAAATGCCTGCAACCTTCTTTCCAACTGTGATATTAGGCTTCCTGAG ATTAAAGGTAATGATGTATATGTTGATTCTGGACCACCCTTTCTCCTCCTCCTGCACCCTGCTCTTGGGCCACTTTGGGAGGTCACAAGACAAAAA TTTCATGGAGGTTCCATATCCAAGGGCTCTGAGCTACAAATAGAGGTTGCAGAGTTTTTGTGGAGAAATGTTCAG CTTGACGGAAGTCTGATCATTGTGGCTGAACATGTTATGGGCTCAATGAGGATTGATGAAAGTGATGAACCTATCCTACAGTATGGGCAGAG GTGTGGAAGATGTAAATTACAGAATGTAAAGGTACTAAATAAGGGGATCGACTGGAATTCGGGAAACAATGAATACTGGAAGCATGATGTGCAGCGGCTCGAGACATTTAAGGTCATACTGTATGGAAATGCTGAATTTGAGGCGACTGATGTTGTCTTAGAG GGAAATCATGTATTTGAAGTTCCAAATGGCTACAAAATGAAGATTGAACCAGGAAGACCAG GTTTATCTGTCCAGCTGGACCCTATTGAACCGAGCATTATGGATAGTGGAAGTTGGTTCTGGAACTACAAGATAAAAGGCTCGCACATTAAGCTGGAATTGGTAGAGTTATAA
- the LOC108984710 gene encoding UTP--glucose-1-phosphate uridylyltransferase 3, chloroplastic isoform X3: MALNLTPITLRNQLFLFSFNSKSSPNSRLSFNSNYYHSLHLPKPLFPFSSLPSSPSSWPCHIPRVTTAPVEYAPPAPDFDFSHEITRLNILRSRLSDSTNLNDKHSVVDKDATVKQFFGTNQNDGFSTVLASLNLDSYELFLVKCLVAAGQEHVLSFESQPVQSESELARSSLKSALYALVEMIEKVDVDRVGGNGGVGKNISFALNYEEIEGIKKLLKTLGEIEQFYDCIGGIIGYQITVLELLARSCKRQATNWSQTRTESKDCQFLEIYAPSGLDLSQSTEYASQAAIWGIEGLSDLGEIYPLGGSADRLGLVDPDTGECLPAAMLPYCGRTLLEGLIRDLQAREFLYFKLYGKQCITPVAMMTSSAKNNHERITSLCERLGWFGRGRSSFKLFEQPLVPTVGAEDGQWLVAKPFTPVCKPGGHGVLWKLAYDKGIFKWFYEHGRKAATVRQVSNVVAATDLTLLALAGIGLHHGKKLGFASCERQLGATEGINVLIEKKNLDGRWTYGLSCIEYTEFDKFGITNGPLSPESVSGGRLECTMQNIADSFFSTSSSRCYDRLEDNLDTFIVYNERRRVTSSAKRKRKHADKSLHQTPDGSLLDILRNACNLLSNCDIRLPEIKGNDVYVDSGPPFLLLLHPALGPLWEVTRQKFHGGSISKGSELQIEVAEFLWRNVQLDGSLIIVAEHVMGSMRIDESDEPILQYGQRCGRCKLQNVKVLNKGIDWNSGNNEYWKHDVQRLETFKVILYGNAEFEATDVVLEGNHVFEVPNGYKMKIEPGRPGLSVQLDPIEPSIMDSGSWFWNYKIKGSHIKLELVEL; the protein is encoded by the exons ATGGCGCTGAACTTAACTCCCATTACGCTGCGCAACCagctcttcctcttctccttcaacTCCAAATCTTCTCCTAATTCTCGCCTTTCCTTCAACTCCAACTATTACCACTCCCTCCACCTCCCTAAACCCCTcttccctttttcttctttgccgTCTTCACCGTCGTCATGGCCCTGTCATATCCCGCGTGTCACCACCGCCCCGGTTGAGTACGCGCCTCCAGCTCCCGACTTCGATTTCTCCCATGAAATCACTCGCCTAAATATCCTCCGGTCCAGGCTCTCCGACTCGACGAACCTCAACGACAAGCACTCGGTGGTTGACAAAGACGCCACAGTCAAACAATTCTTCGGTACGAACCAGAACGACGGGTTCTCTACTGTTTTGGCGTCACTGAATTTGGACTCTTACGAGTTGTTTCTGGTGAAGTGCTTGGTCGCGGCAGGGCAGGAGCACGTCCTCAGTTTCGAGTCTCAACCGGTCCAGAGCGAGTCGGAGTTGGCACGGAGCTCGTTGAAGAGCGCGCTTTATGCGCTTGTGGAgatgattgaaaaagtagacgTGGACAGGGTTGGTGGTAATGGCGGTGTGGGCAAAAATATTAGTTTCGCTTTGAATTATGAAGAAATTGAAGGAATTAAGAAGCTCCTGAAGACTCTCGGGGAGATTGAACAGTTCTATGATTGCATTGGAGGAATTATTGG ATATCAGATCACAGTGCTGGAACTTCTAGCCCGATCATGTAAAAGGCAGGCTACAAACTGGTCCCAGACCAGAACTGAGTCAAAGGATTGCCAATTCTTGGAAATTTATGCTCCTAGTGGACTTGACCTTTCTCAGAGTACGGAATATGCATCGCAAGCAGCTATATGGGGAATTGAG GGTTTGTCAGACCTAGGTGAAATTTATCCCTTGGGAGGCTCTGCAGACAGGCTTGGCTTGGTTGATCCTGACACAGGTGAATGTCTTCCTGCTGCAATGCTTCCTTATTGTGGGAGGACTTTATTGGAAGGTCTTATAAGAGATCTTCAG GCTAGAGAGTTCTTATACTTCAAGTTGTATGGAAAACAATGCATCACCCCAGTTGCAATGATGACAAGTTCTGCCAAGAACAACCATGAACGCATAACTTCTCTTTGTGAAAGACTTGGATGGTTTGGAAGAGGCCGATCAAGCTTTAAACTTTTTGAACAG CCACTTGTTCCTACTGTTGGTGCGGAGGATGGGCAATGGTTGGTTGCCAAACCATTCACTCCTGTGTGCAAACCTGGTGGTCATGGTGTATTATGGAAGCTTGCTTATGACAAAGGCATCTTCAAGTGGTTTTATGAACATGGAAGAAAAGCTGCTACTGTCCGACAAGTCAG TAACGTGGTCGCTGCTACAGATTTGACACTTTTGGCATTGGCGGGAATTGGTTTGCACCATGGAAAG AAACTGGGGTTCGCTTCATGTGAGCGGCAATTGGGAGCTACAGAAGGAATTAATGTCCTAATTGAGAAGAAAAATCTTGATGGGAGGTGGACCTATGGTTTGTCATGCATCGAGTACACAGAGTTTGACAAATTTGGAATAACAAATGGACCTCTTTCTCCTGAAAG TGTCTCTGGTGGCAGGCTGGAATGCACAATGCAAAATATTGCTGACAGCTTTTTCAGTACAAGTTCATCCCGTTGTTATGACAGATTGGAAG ATAATCTGGATACGTTTATTGTGTATAATGAACGAAGACGGGTTACATCATCTGctaagaggaaaagaaaacatgcaGACAAGTCTTTACACCAG ACTCCAGATGGTTCACTTTTGGATATACTACGAAATGCCTGCAACCTTCTTTCCAACTGTGATATTAGGCTTCCTGAG ATTAAAGGTAATGATGTATATGTTGATTCTGGACCACCCTTTCTCCTCCTCCTGCACCCTGCTCTTGGGCCACTTTGGGAGGTCACAAGACAAAAA TTTCATGGAGGTTCCATATCCAAGGGCTCTGAGCTACAAATAGAGGTTGCAGAGTTTTTGTGGAGAAATGTTCAG CTTGACGGAAGTCTGATCATTGTGGCTGAACATGTTATGGGCTCAATGAGGATTGATGAAAGTGATGAACCTATCCTACAGTATGGGCAGAG GTGTGGAAGATGTAAATTACAGAATGTAAAGGTACTAAATAAGGGGATCGACTGGAATTCGGGAAACAATGAATACTGGAAGCATGATGTGCAGCGGCTCGAGACATTTAAGGTCATACTGTATGGAAATGCTGAATTTGAGGCGACTGATGTTGTCTTAGAG GGAAATCATGTATTTGAAGTTCCAAATGGCTACAAAATGAAGATTGAACCAGGAAGACCAG GTTTATCTGTCCAGCTGGACCCTATTGAACCGAGCATTATGGATAGTGGAAGTTGGTTCTGGAACTACAAGATAAAAGGCTCGCACATTAAGCTGGAATTGGTAGAGTTATAA
- the LOC108984710 gene encoding UTP--glucose-1-phosphate uridylyltransferase 3, chloroplastic isoform X1, whose product MALNLTPITLRNQLFLFSFNSKSSPNSRLSFNSNYYHSLHLPKPLFPFSSLPSSPSSWPCHIPRVTTAPVEYAPPAPDFDFSHEITRLNILRSRLSDSTNLNDKHSVVDKDATVKQFFGTNQNDGFSTVLASLNLDSYELFLVKCLVAAGQEHVLSFESQPVQSESELARSSLKSALYALVEMIEKVDVDRVGGNGGVGKNISFALNYEEIEGIKKLLKTLGEIEQFYDCIGGIIGYQITVLELLARSCKRQATNWSQTRTESKDCQFLEIYAPSGLDLSQSTEYASQAAIWGIEGLSDLGEIYPLGGSADRLGLVDPDTGECLPAAMLPYCGRTLLEGLIRDLQAREFLYFKLYGKQCITPVAMMTSSAKNNHERITSLCERLGWFGRGRSSFKLFEQPLVPTVGAEDGQWLVAKPFTPVCKPGGHGVLWKLAYDKGIFKWFYEHGRKAATVRQVSNVVAATDLTLLALAGIGLHHGKKLGFASCERQLGATEGINVLIEKKNLDGRWTYGLSCIEYTEFDKFGITNGPLSPESLQARFPANTNILYVDLHSAELVGSSENENSLPGMVLNIKKPVVYVDHFGKQQSVSGGRLECTMQNIADSFFSTSSSRCYDRLEDNLDTFIVYNERRRVTSSAKRKRKHADKSLHQTPDGSLLDILRNACNLLSNCDIRLPEIKGNDVYVDSGPPFLLLLHPALGPLWEVTRQKFHGGSISKGSELQIEVAEFLWRNVQLDGSLIIVAEHVMGSMRIDESDEPILQYGQRCGRCKLQNVKVLNKGIDWNSGNNEYWKHDVQRLETFKVILYGNAEFEATDVVLEGNHVFEVPNGYKMKIEPGRPGLSVQLDPIEPSIMDSGSWFWNYKIKGSHIKLELVEL is encoded by the exons ATGGCGCTGAACTTAACTCCCATTACGCTGCGCAACCagctcttcctcttctccttcaacTCCAAATCTTCTCCTAATTCTCGCCTTTCCTTCAACTCCAACTATTACCACTCCCTCCACCTCCCTAAACCCCTcttccctttttcttctttgccgTCTTCACCGTCGTCATGGCCCTGTCATATCCCGCGTGTCACCACCGCCCCGGTTGAGTACGCGCCTCCAGCTCCCGACTTCGATTTCTCCCATGAAATCACTCGCCTAAATATCCTCCGGTCCAGGCTCTCCGACTCGACGAACCTCAACGACAAGCACTCGGTGGTTGACAAAGACGCCACAGTCAAACAATTCTTCGGTACGAACCAGAACGACGGGTTCTCTACTGTTTTGGCGTCACTGAATTTGGACTCTTACGAGTTGTTTCTGGTGAAGTGCTTGGTCGCGGCAGGGCAGGAGCACGTCCTCAGTTTCGAGTCTCAACCGGTCCAGAGCGAGTCGGAGTTGGCACGGAGCTCGTTGAAGAGCGCGCTTTATGCGCTTGTGGAgatgattgaaaaagtagacgTGGACAGGGTTGGTGGTAATGGCGGTGTGGGCAAAAATATTAGTTTCGCTTTGAATTATGAAGAAATTGAAGGAATTAAGAAGCTCCTGAAGACTCTCGGGGAGATTGAACAGTTCTATGATTGCATTGGAGGAATTATTGG ATATCAGATCACAGTGCTGGAACTTCTAGCCCGATCATGTAAAAGGCAGGCTACAAACTGGTCCCAGACCAGAACTGAGTCAAAGGATTGCCAATTCTTGGAAATTTATGCTCCTAGTGGACTTGACCTTTCTCAGAGTACGGAATATGCATCGCAAGCAGCTATATGGGGAATTGAG GGTTTGTCAGACCTAGGTGAAATTTATCCCTTGGGAGGCTCTGCAGACAGGCTTGGCTTGGTTGATCCTGACACAGGTGAATGTCTTCCTGCTGCAATGCTTCCTTATTGTGGGAGGACTTTATTGGAAGGTCTTATAAGAGATCTTCAG GCTAGAGAGTTCTTATACTTCAAGTTGTATGGAAAACAATGCATCACCCCAGTTGCAATGATGACAAGTTCTGCCAAGAACAACCATGAACGCATAACTTCTCTTTGTGAAAGACTTGGATGGTTTGGAAGAGGCCGATCAAGCTTTAAACTTTTTGAACAG CCACTTGTTCCTACTGTTGGTGCGGAGGATGGGCAATGGTTGGTTGCCAAACCATTCACTCCTGTGTGCAAACCTGGTGGTCATGGTGTATTATGGAAGCTTGCTTATGACAAAGGCATCTTCAAGTGGTTTTATGAACATGGAAGAAAAGCTGCTACTGTCCGACAAGTCAG TAACGTGGTCGCTGCTACAGATTTGACACTTTTGGCATTGGCGGGAATTGGTTTGCACCATGGAAAG AAACTGGGGTTCGCTTCATGTGAGCGGCAATTGGGAGCTACAGAAGGAATTAATGTCCTAATTGAGAAGAAAAATCTTGATGGGAGGTGGACCTATGGTTTGTCATGCATCGAGTACACAGAGTTTGACAAATTTGGAATAACAAATGGACCTCTTTCTCCTGAAAG TTTGCAGGCAAGATTTCCTGCCAATACAAACATCTTATACGTGGATTTACATTCTGCGGAGTTGGTCGGAtcgagtgaaaatgaaaatagttTACCAGGCATGGTGCTGAATATAAAAAAGCCAGTTGTATATGTCGATCATTTTGGAAAACAGCAGAG TGTCTCTGGTGGCAGGCTGGAATGCACAATGCAAAATATTGCTGACAGCTTTTTCAGTACAAGTTCATCCCGTTGTTATGACAGATTGGAAG ATAATCTGGATACGTTTATTGTGTATAATGAACGAAGACGGGTTACATCATCTGctaagaggaaaagaaaacatgcaGACAAGTCTTTACACCAG ACTCCAGATGGTTCACTTTTGGATATACTACGAAATGCCTGCAACCTTCTTTCCAACTGTGATATTAGGCTTCCTGAG ATTAAAGGTAATGATGTATATGTTGATTCTGGACCACCCTTTCTCCTCCTCCTGCACCCTGCTCTTGGGCCACTTTGGGAGGTCACAAGACAAAAA TTTCATGGAGGTTCCATATCCAAGGGCTCTGAGCTACAAATAGAGGTTGCAGAGTTTTTGTGGAGAAATGTTCAG CTTGACGGAAGTCTGATCATTGTGGCTGAACATGTTATGGGCTCAATGAGGATTGATGAAAGTGATGAACCTATCCTACAGTATGGGCAGAG GTGTGGAAGATGTAAATTACAGAATGTAAAGGTACTAAATAAGGGGATCGACTGGAATTCGGGAAACAATGAATACTGGAAGCATGATGTGCAGCGGCTCGAGACATTTAAGGTCATACTGTATGGAAATGCTGAATTTGAGGCGACTGATGTTGTCTTAGAG GGAAATCATGTATTTGAAGTTCCAAATGGCTACAAAATGAAGATTGAACCAGGAAGACCAG GTTTATCTGTCCAGCTGGACCCTATTGAACCGAGCATTATGGATAGTGGAAGTTGGTTCTGGAACTACAAGATAAAAGGCTCGCACATTAAGCTGGAATTGGTAGAGTTATAA
- the LOC108980012 gene encoding U-box domain-containing protein 1-like, whose product MDADLSPLMAPSGLLPAVSLLESLLHICNEVTCMEKLPSVQIRNASTMIRRITILSSLFEEILEINRPLPPSAILCLAEIFSVFRRVKFLILGCKDGSCLWGLIQTQFVSNQFHVLVKEMGRALDILPLSLLNITADTREQVELLHKQAKRVDLFIDPRELQRRQELLQIMANEKKNNNNRFVDFGKVKETLSCLGLRNPFEYEEEILKLEVEAQKQAGTGGLIARSNIDNLISLVSYSKSNIFDDEESEKAKQHHTSIGRNYDTCSSSQSVVPNIPDEFRCPISLDLMRDPVIIASGHTYDRNSIAQWINSGHYTCPKSGQRLLHMALVPNYALKSLMYQWCQENNVPSDEDKASSFLDSDSKNSKGKLCDNAVDHLSAAKAGVDAVKITAEFLVGKLATGSVEIQRQAAYELRLLAKTGMNNRGIIAEAGAIPFLVTLLSSYDPRIQENAVTALLNLSIYDNNKILIMAAGAIDSIIGVLESGKTMEARENAAASIFSLSMIDDFKGTIGARPRAIPALVGLLKEGSTAGKKDAATALFNLAVYNPNKASVVVAGAVPVLVDLLMDDKAGVTDDALSVLSLLLGCSEGLEEIRKSRVLVPLLIELLRFGSPKGKENSIALLLGLCKDGGEEVGRRLLLNPRSIPSLQSLAADGSLRTRRKADALLRLLNRCCSQSPNSV is encoded by the coding sequence ATGGATGCAGATCTTTCTCCACTAATGGCACCCTCAGGCCTCTTGCCTGCTGTGTCTTTGCTAGAATCATTGCTCCACATATGCAATGAAGTTACTTGCATGGAAAAGCTTCCTTCTGTACAGATTAGGAACGCTTCGACCATGATTCGAAGGATAACgattctttcttctttgtttgaAGAGATTCTTGAAATAAATAGACCACTTCCACCATCTGCAATCCTTTGTCTCGCCGAGATTTTCTCTGTGTTTCGAAGGGTGAAGTTTTTGATCCTAGGATGCAAGGATGGCAGCTGTCTGTGGGGCCTTATACAGACTCAGTTCGTTTCAAATCAATTTCATGTTCTGGTGAAGGAGATGGGGAGGGCACTCGACATTCTACCTCTAAGCTTACTTAATATCACGGCGGACACTAGAGAGCAAGTTGAGCTGCTTCACAAGCAGGCAAAGCGGGTAGATTTATTCATTGACCCTCGAGAACTTCAAAGAAGACAAGAGCTTCTGCAAATAATGGCCAATGAAAAGAAGAACAACAACAATCGTTTCGTTGACTTTGGAAAAGTCAAAGAGACTTTGAGCTGTCTTGGTTTGAGAAATCCATTCGAatatgaagaagaaattttaaAGCTAGAGGTTGAAGCCCAGAAGCAGGCAGGAACGGGTGGACTAATAGCCAGATCCAACATAGACAATCTCATATCCCTTGTTTCATATTCGAAGTCGAACATTTTCGATGACGAAGAAAGTGAGAAAGCCAAACAACACCATACATCCATTGGTAGGAATTATGATACTTGTTCGTCTTCTCAATCTGTTGTTCCTAATATTCCTGATGAATTTCGTTGCCCGATATCACTAGACTTGATGAGAGACCCAGTGATTATAGCATCTGGGCATACTTATGACCGAAATTCAATTGCCCAGTGGATCAATTCGGGGCATTATACCTGCCCAAAAAGCGGGCAGAGGCTACTGCACATGGCCCTCGTACCTAATTATGCACTGAAGAGTCTAATGTATCAATGGTGCCAGGAGAACAATGTCCCATCAGATGAAGATAAGGCATCATCTTTCTTAGACTCGGACAGTAAGAACAGCAAAGGAAAACTGTGTGATAATGCTGTCGATCACCTTTCTGCTGCAAAAGCGGGTGTGGATGCTGTCAAAATAACGGCCGAGTTTCTAGTGGGGAAACTAGCAACTGGTTCGGTAGAAATCCAGAGGCAGGCAGCGTATGAGCTGCGTTTACTTGCAAAAACAGGCATGAATAATCGCGGTATAATTGCTGAGGCAGGAGCCATTCCATTTCTGGTGACATTACTAAGTTCCTATGATCCTAGAATCCAAGAAAATGCCGTCACTGCCCTACTTAACCTTTCCATCTACGATAACAATAAGATACTAATAATGGCAGCTGGAGCAATCGACAGCATAATAGGTGTTTTAGAGTCGGGGAAAACAATGGAGGCAAGAGAAAATGCCGCGGCATCTATCTTCAGCCTGTCGATGATAGATGATTTCAAGGGGACGATTGGTGCCCGTCCTAGAGCCATTCCGGCCTTAGTCGGGCTCTTGAAAGAGGGCAGTACAGCCGGGAAAAAAGACGCTGCAACAGCACTCTTTAACCTCGCAGTCTATAATCCTAACAAGGCCAGTGTTGTGGTTGCTGGCGCGGTTCCTGTGCTCGTTGACTTGCTGATGGATGACAAGGCAGGCGTAACTGATGATGCCTTATCAGTGCTCTCTCTCCTTTTGGGTTGCTCTGAAGGGTTGGAGGAGATCAGGAAGAGTAGAGTTCTGGTGCCTCTCCTTATTGAACTTCTCCGATTTGGGTCTCCAAAAGGAAAGGAGAATTCAATAGCTCTTCTACTGGGCCTATGCAaagatggaggagaggaggtTGGAAGGCGTCTTCTACTTAACCCACGAAGCATTCCTTCCCTTCAGAGTTTGGCTGCTGATGGGTCCCTGAGAACTCGAAGAAAGGCCGATGCACTGCTTAGATTACTCAATAGGTGTTGCTCTCAGTCTCCCAATTCAGTTTAA